Genomic window (Chionomys nivalis chromosome 7, mChiNiv1.1, whole genome shotgun sequence):
TGTCTCCAGGCTCCGGGCACTCTGCCGCCTCCACCTGTGAAAGCAGCGCCTCTAGTTATCTAATTCTGCCTCCCTGTCTCCCAACAGAATCTCAGGGTACGCAGCAGCGGGGGAACAGAGTTCTTCACACGGTCAGCCACCAAGTTCAAGGGTGTCCTGGCCCAGAAGTTCATGTTTGTGGATGGAGATCGGGCTGTGTGTGGCTCCTACAGGTGATTCTCCTCTGGGACGTGGGGAGGAGCTGCCTCCGGATCCCAGTTGGTTTCTGCCCTTAATCCCTGCATGTGACATGCTGGTTATTCCAGTTCATTGCTCCCAAAACTGCTGAGCTGTGTGCAGGCCTGGGTCCACCCACAGTCTCTAGAGACAGGCAGGGAAGACTTTTGTCCAAGCAGGCTGTTGTTCCATCCCACACAGTCACTGGCCCAAGGGTAGGGTGGGCTAGGTCACGGTGAATTTGCCCAAGCCCTCTTGGAAGTCATTCTGAGAGCTATCTTCAAGGACAGAGCCAGTTCTGCATCATCATGAAGCAGGGCAGATTTGACACAGTAACTCTGGGATTGATGACAGCAAAGACATCAGTGATGGCCACTGTGCTGGGTAGTTCTTGCTACTTGAGGCTGCAGTGGACATCCTCATGCTGCCTTCATGAGTCCAGTCGAGTCCCAGGAATTTGCTGGGGAAGAGCTAGACATAGGCTCCCAGACTTAGGTTTGAGCTCCCCAGCTGTGCCCCAACCCCAGTGCCACTTAGGTTGTTATGCTAGGGCCCAGTGGCCAGTCTGACAGACCCCAGCTGGAGTATACACTGTAGATGTCCCCTGTCTCAGGGGCCAGGGACTCTCACTAAATCAGGGTACTAGGGCGTCATGGAGACACGTGTATTCTGTGCCTGACTTCCTACCTTGCCTTTATGTTGTAGCTTCACATGGTCAGCAGCAAGGACGGACCGGAATGTGATCTCTGTGCTGTCTGGTCAGGTGGTAGAGATGTTTGACCGGCAGTTTCAGGAGCTGTACCTCATGTCTCAAGGCGTCAGCCTCAAGGACATACCCATGGAGAAGGAGCCAGAGCCAGATCCCATTGTGCTACCATCGGTGGTGCCCTTGGTACCCACGGGCACCATGGCCAAGAAGCTTGTCAACCCCAAGTATGCACTGGTCAAGGCCAAGAGTGTGGATGAGATTGCCAAGACTTCCTCTGAGAAACAGGAGGTTGCAAAGTCCCCAGGGCTTCAGGGCCCCACAGTTGCTGAACGCCCAGGGGACCTCTCTGAACTGTTACCACCTGTCCACCCGGGGCTGCTCAACCTGGAGAGGGCCAACATGTTTGAGTACTTGCCCACGTGGGTGGAGCCGGACCCAGAGCCTGGCAGTGACATCCTGGGCTACATCAACATTATTGATCCCAACATCTGGAACCCTCAGCCCAACCAAATGAACCGGATCAAGATCCGTGACACGGCCCATGCCAGCACCCAGCACCAGCTatggaagcagagccaggaggcCCGTCCCTGCCCAGACCCCTGTCCTCCCCCAGCACCCAGGGACTCCCAGGGTGTGGTCCCAGCTGAGAATGGCTTCCCTCAGGAGAACCCTGAACCACAGGCCCCTGTACCTAAGCCCCGGACAGTTCCTGTGGCAAATATTCTTGTCCAGGATGGTAGTGATATTGGCTGGGCCCTAGAAACCCCAAAAAAGGAGACACCCCCAAATGGGATAGACCCCAGGCTACCCATGACAACCCGCCAGAGCCAGGCCTCACTACAGCAACAGTTATCTGTGACCCAGGATGACCCTGATGGCCTAGAGACAGGACTCCCCAATGGGCTGGAtgcggaggaggaggaagatgatgatGACTACGTGACCCTCAGCGACCAGGACAGTCTCTCAGGCAGCTCTGGCCCTGGCCACCGGCGGCCCTCAGTGGCCTCGTCCATGTCAGACGAGTACTTTGAAGTGAGGGAGCGGTCAGTACCTCTCCAGAGGCGTCACTCAGAGCAGATGGCCAATGGGCCAGGCCACCCACCCCGACGACAGCTGAGTGCTCCTCATGTAACCCGAGGGACCTTTAGTGGTCCCCTGAGTGGCAGCCCCCTGTGGGCCCAGGGTCGGGGCAGAGAAGATGTAGATACATCAAGAATGCAACCACAGCGCCCTATGGACAAGCAGGCTCAGGTGAGTCTGATCCCTCATCCCTAGGTCTTCTGCAATCACCCCAAGATCCCAAAATGCCCATGCCCTGGGCCATTGGGTCCCTGGCTCCAATGACACCCCTGTTACAGAAAGATGATGAATGGGGAAAAGTGGAGGCACACAGGGCCGTGTGGCTGGCCATTATTATGCTGGGTTCTCTCAGTCCTAGAATCTTCtccaaaacaactttaaaaagcaCACATTTCCACATACTCAGAGTCACAGGGTCTGATGCATCCTCCCAGGTAGAAGGTACAGTCCCTAGTTTGTAGACAAGGCTCATGGGTGGTCACAGATGTTTCTTTATACTTACAGGGTCACACAGTCAGAAATACTCCTCTTCTGGACTTTATCTAAACTACCTTCCTGTAGATTATTTTGTGCTCCTAAGGACaagtccctccctcttccttgttGGGCAACCAGCAGATCCCTCTTCTGTCACCTAGTGGCTTTTGTAGACTAAATCTTTAGAGCCTTGGGTGCCCTGCCACTGAAGGTGTGGCCGCAGAGCCCATCCTACCTGGGAACAGTGCTCGGCTGATCATGCCTGGCATGATCATCAGGCCCATGGGCAGCATCTTCAGGTAACTGGCTAGGATGGAGCCTGCTTTGGCATGGTTCAGGTTCCGGGCAGACAGGGACCGTTGCACGATGACCTGGGGCACAGGGGGAAGAAATGAGGCTCAGCCTCGGGGATACTGTGTCAGCAACTCCTTGGTGGACCTTGTAAGGTGACACCGGTAGACGCAGTGTGATTTCCCCTGGACTCACCTGAGATGAGCAGCCAGAGTGTCGGCACAGGAGCACTCACCTGTCTCCCTGTCCATCCAGCAGGGCAAAATGGGTCCCCTGGTGTCTGTCAGAGCCAAAGGGGGCCCAGGTGTGTTGGACTCCAAGACCCCCCACCTCCTGGACCCTCATAAACAACAGACATTCACATAAATCCTGGGAGCAGAAATTGGCATTGACTACATGACGGGGCAGAGCCCTAGACCTAGGCTGAGGGAAAGCTTGCACCTCAGTAGTAATGATGGTTGCCAGATCAATCCTTAGGTAAATCCTGACGGCCTCAGTTTCTGGATCTGCAGAATGGGGGTGGGCTGCTCGTCAGAActtttccccctcttttccttctgtttttgagacagtgtcttctctAGCTCAGGATGACTAGGACTTCACCGTAGCCtgtgctgtccttgaactctcaacaGTCCCCCCGGCTCAGTCTCCCAAATAGGATGAAGGCATATGTGAGCACATCTGAATTTGATCTGAAAAAGCAGGAGGTTGGGAGTGTTCACAGGGCTCTGGGCAGCTTGTGGGGCcagcactgtggcatgtgtgggTCATTGTTTAGAGCGGGAGTTCTGGTGGCACAGCTTGCTCGAAGGCTTGGACGAGTGTAACTCTGAAATGTGCTTTTCCTGTGTTGTCGGTGTCCGCGCCTGTGACTCACAGCTAGGAAGAAGCTGTCATCTTCGCTTCCTTCCCATGTGTGGCTGCTAACACTGACCCCTCAGTGCAGGGCAGCAGGCCCTGTCCCTCTTCTCCCACTGTCTCCCTGCAGGCCTGATTCCTATCTGTACAGTGGGGGTGTTTCAGGGAGGCCCTGACGGAGCCTCGCCCTCCGCTGACCTGAAATTCCAGCTGTCAGGAGAGAGAAGCCCCCATTTCCCTGAGCCTGTAGCGTGTGCTCCTCTTTGATTGGCAGGATACATTTGAGCCTGAGCAGCTGGCACTGTGACAGATGCTGTCGCGAAATTGGAGCAGTCCGGGGTGCTCCCCACTACCCAGCTTATTCATTCCTTTTGGGGAGGCCTGCACTCCCATCGCTGGCTTGGCCACTTCACCATCCTGACCTCTGAACATGGGAACTGCCTCCTAGCCGAGTATGGCTTCGAGGATGAAGCTGGTCGCTTTGGTGGGCCTGGTTCTCTAGGACCCTGGGCTGCTATGCACTTCCTGAAgttctttttttatatacatttttattgatatttattgagctctacatttttctctgctcccctccctgcctctcccctcccccttcaaccctcccccaaggtccccatgctcccaatttactgaggacatcttgtctttttatactttctacttcccatgtagattagagctatgtaagtctcttttagcatctgcattgttgtctaagttctctgggattgtggtttgtaggctgactttctttgctttatgtttaaaaaccacctatgagtgagtacatgtgataaattgtctttctgtgtctgggttacctcactcaaaataatgttttctagctccatccattttcctgcaaaattcaaaatgttattttttttctgctgtgtagtactccattgtgtaaatgtaccacgttttccttatccattcttcaattgaggggcatttaggttgtttccaggttctggctatgacaaacaaagcttctgtgaacatagttgagcaaatgtccttgtggaacaattgagcatcctttggatatatacccagaagtggtattactgggtcttgaggaaggtcctaattttctgagaaatcgtcacactgacatccaaagggttgtaccagcttgcgttcccaccagcaatgcaggagtgttcccttttccccacaacctctccagcataagttccatcagtgtttttgatcttggccatactGACAGGTATAAGacggaatttcagagttgttttgatttgcatttctctgatgactaaggaagttgaacatttccttaaatgtctgtcaaccattttagattcctctgttgagagtgctctgtttaggtctgtactccatttttttttaaattggattatgtgatcttttggtgtccaatttcttgagttctttgtatattttggagatcagacctctgtctgatgtggggttagtgaggatcttttcccattctgtaggctgttgttttgtcttgttgactgtgtcctttgctttagagaagcttttcagtttcaggaggtcccatttattaattgtttctctcagtgtctgtgctgctggggttatatttaggaagtgattctcTGTGCCAATGcgctcaagtgtacttcccactttctcttctatgaggttcagtgtggctggctttatgttgaggtctttgatccatttggacttgagttttgtgcatggtgatag
Coding sequences:
- the Fam83g gene encoding protein FAM83G is translated as MAFSQVQCLDDNHVNWRSSESKPEFFYSEEQRLALEALVARGRDAFYEVLKRENIRDFLSELELARIVEAIEVYDPGSEDPRGSGRRPEPQDNGGADASEDASAAGGPPATAEPQPSLEYWPQKSDRSIPQLDLGWPDTIAYRGVTRASVYMQPPIDGQPHIKEVVRKMISQAQKVIAVVMDMFTDVDIFKDLLDAGFKRKVAVYIIVDESNVKYFLHMCERARMHLGHLKNLRVRSSGGTEFFTRSATKFKGVLAQKFMFVDGDRAVCGSYSFTWSAARTDRNVISVLSGQVVEMFDRQFQELYLMSQGVSLKDIPMEKEPEPDPIVLPSVVPLVPTGTMAKKLVNPKYALVKAKSVDEIAKTSSEKQEVAKSPGLQGPTVAERPGDLSELLPPVHPGLLNLERANMFEYLPTWVEPDPEPGSDILGYINIIDPNIWNPQPNQMNRIKIRDTAHASTQHQLWKQSQEARPCPDPCPPPAPRDSQGVVPAENGFPQENPEPQAPVPKPRTVPVANILVQDGSDIGWALETPKKETPPNGIDPRLPMTTRQSQASLQQQLSVTQDDPDGLETGLPNGLDAEEEEDDDDYVTLSDQDSLSGSSGPGHRRPSVASSMSDEYFEVRERSVPLQRRHSEQMANGPGHPPRRQLSAPHVTRGTFSGPLSGSPLWAQGRGREDVDTSRMQPQRPMDKQAQGQHFHRHGGTASRTPGPPRYRPAADGTQSSPKKASPATAGPHHWQPKSGPAPRMLPDPGSPRPTRNTRLRADLTATEEHPSPFGIPYSKLSQSKHLKARAGGSQWAPSDSKRRARDHKEP